The following DNA comes from Picosynechococcus sp. PCC 7003.
TTACTTAATGCGGGGATCGAGGAGACGGTAACTCAGATCGGCGATCGCATTAAAGATCACCACCAAAGCTGCATAGACAATCGTGATGCCCATGATCACGGGGGTATCGTTGCGGTTAATGGATTCAATGAGCAGCGCACCAATCCCCGGCACCCGAAAAATTTGCTCCGTCACCAAGGCCCCCGTCACAATACTCGGCACATCAATGGCAATCAGAGTCACAACGGGAATCAAGGCATTGCGCAAAATATGTTTACGGAGCACGGCAAATTCCCCCAAGCCCTTGGCATAGGCCGTCCGCACATAATCCTGGGGCAATTCTTCGAGGATTGCATTGCGCACAAACCGGGTCAAAATTGCCGTTTGGTACAACGCGAGGACGGTGATCGGCAGGATCGATTGCTGGATCTGCTGCCAAAAGCTCTGGAAATCATTCACCACAAGGGTGCTGTTGTACAGGGAGGGGAGCCACTGCAATTTCACGCTAAAGACAATAATCGCCAGCAATCCGGTGAAAAAAGTGGGCAGAGAGTAACCCAAAAAAGCGAAGGTGGTGGCCAGTTGATCCAAGAGGGAGTTGCGGCGCAGGGCCGAGATAATCCCCAGGGGTAAGGCGATCGCCACACTCAAACCATAGGCAAGACCCACCACCCAGAGGGTTGTCGGCAGTCGTTGCCAAATCAGACCCAGCACAGGACTTTTACTCGTGAAAGAATAGCCCAAATTGCCCTGGCACAACGCC
Coding sequences within:
- a CDS encoding ABC transporter permease; protein product: MMRALFKRLAIALGTLLAISFVIFTILSLAPGDPLSEFANNPAITAEVRENIRRSLGLDQPFYIRYVKWLWALCQGNLGYSFTSKSPVLGLIWQRLPTTLWVVGLAYGLSVAIALPLGIISALRRNSLLDQLATTFAFLGYSLPTFFTGLLAIIVFSVKLQWLPSLYNSTLVVNDFQSFWQQIQQSILPITVLALYQTAILTRFVRNAILEELPQDYVRTAYAKGLGEFAVLRKHILRNALIPVVTLIAIDVPSIVTGALVTEQIFRVPGIGALLIESINRNDTPVIMGITIVYAALVVIFNAIADLSYRLLDPRIK